Proteins encoded by one window of Streptomyces sp. LX-29:
- the asnB gene encoding asparagine synthase (glutamine-hydrolyzing), whose protein sequence is MCGVAGWVDFARDLTAHRAVVRGMTATLACRGPDDEGLWSGRGALLGHRRLAVIDLVTGRQPMSHAEAVVSHSGEVYNYRALRSELTARGHRFRTHSDTEVVLAAYRAWGEGFAERLEGMFALALWDEKAERLLLVRDRMGVKPLYYYPTPAGLLFGSEPKAILAHPQAEAVVDLDGLRELFALAKTPGLTAYRGMYEVKPGHVVRLTRAGLRQRPYWTLPTTEHTDGWARTVDTVRELLDEAVTGQLVADVPRCTLLSGGLDSSAVSALAARRLAARGAGPLATFAVDFAEPGAPTPQGSPDRPYAHAVAAHLGTDHTDIVLDAAELADPLHRTTTLTARDLPDGRAERDTSLYLLFSAIRGHATVALSGESADELFGGYAWFHDPGALTSGTFPWIGEDGTGFAGTLDRLLAPALRARLGLAAYRRDRHREALAEVEHPPGSADPVERRLREVTHLALTRFVPRLLDRKDRMSMAAGLEARVPFCDHRLVGYVYNTPWSLRARGGREKSLLRAATRDLLPAHVADRRKSPYPATPHRAYTEAVRAQFAALVADPGQPVHPLLDADWAAETTRTAPATALEDYLARFGMECALLLNTWLRRYAVRLEV, encoded by the coding sequence GTGTGCGGCGTGGCGGGCTGGGTCGACTTCGCGCGGGATCTGACGGCGCACCGCGCGGTGGTGCGGGGCATGACGGCCACCCTGGCCTGCCGGGGGCCGGACGACGAGGGGCTGTGGAGCGGCCGCGGCGCGCTGCTGGGCCACCGCCGGCTCGCCGTCATCGACCTGGTGACGGGCCGGCAGCCGATGTCCCACGCGGAGGCGGTGGTCAGCCACAGCGGCGAGGTCTACAACTACCGCGCGCTGCGCAGCGAGCTGACCGCGCGGGGCCATCGGTTCCGTACGCACAGCGACACCGAGGTGGTGCTGGCGGCCTACCGCGCGTGGGGCGAGGGCTTCGCCGAAAGGCTGGAGGGCATGTTCGCGCTGGCGCTGTGGGACGAGAAGGCGGAGCGGCTGCTGCTCGTGCGCGACCGGATGGGCGTCAAACCGCTCTACTACTACCCCACCCCCGCCGGGCTGCTCTTCGGCTCCGAGCCCAAGGCGATCCTGGCCCACCCGCAGGCCGAGGCGGTCGTCGACCTCGACGGGCTACGAGAGCTGTTCGCCCTGGCCAAGACGCCGGGGCTGACGGCCTACCGGGGGATGTACGAGGTCAAGCCCGGCCATGTGGTGCGGCTGACCCGCGCGGGGCTGCGGCAGCGCCCGTACTGGACGCTGCCCACCACCGAGCACACGGACGGCTGGGCGCGGACCGTGGACACCGTGCGGGAGCTCCTCGACGAGGCCGTGACCGGGCAGCTCGTCGCCGATGTGCCGCGCTGCACGCTGCTCTCCGGCGGCCTGGACTCCAGCGCCGTCAGCGCGCTGGCCGCCCGCCGCCTGGCGGCTCGCGGGGCGGGACCGCTCGCCACGTTCGCCGTCGACTTCGCGGAGCCGGGCGCGCCGACGCCCCAGGGCAGCCCCGACCGCCCGTACGCCCACGCGGTCGCCGCGCACCTCGGCACGGACCACACCGACATCGTCCTCGACGCGGCCGAACTGGCCGATCCGCTGCACCGCACCACGACGCTGACGGCGCGCGACCTGCCGGACGGTCGCGCCGAGCGCGACACCTCGCTCTACCTGCTCTTCTCCGCCATCCGCGGCCATGCCACGGTCGCCCTCTCGGGCGAGTCCGCGGACGAACTCTTCGGCGGCTACGCGTGGTTCCACGACCCTGGGGCGCTCACCAGCGGCACCTTCCCCTGGATCGGGGAGGACGGCACGGGCTTCGCGGGCACCCTGGACCGTCTGCTCGCCCCCGCCCTCCGCGCCCGGCTGGGGCTCGCCGCCTACCGACGTGACCGGCACCGGGAGGCGCTCGCCGAGGTGGAGCACCCGCCCGGCTCGGCCGACCCCGTCGAACGACGCCTCCGCGAGGTCACCCACCTGGCGCTCACCCGCTTCGTCCCGCGGCTGCTGGACCGCAAGGACCGCATGTCCATGGCCGCCGGCCTGGAGGCTCGCGTCCCCTTCTGCGACCACCGCCTGGTGGGCTACGTCTACAACACGCCCTGGTCGCTGCGGGCCCGGGGCGGCCGCGAGAAGAGCCTGCTGCGCGCGGCCACCCGCGACCTGCTCCCGGCGCACGTCGCCGACCGCCGCAAGAGCCCCTACCCCGCCACCCCGCACCGCGCCTACACCGAGGCCGTACGCGCCCAGTTCGCCGCCCTCGTCGCCGACCCCGGCCAGCCGGTGCACCCTCTGCTGGACGCCGACTGGGCGGCGGAGACCACCCGGACCGCCCCCGCGACCGCCCTGGAGGACTACCTGGCGCGCTTCGGCATGGAGTGCGCCCTGCTGCTCAACACCTGGCTACGGCGGTACGCGGTGCGGCTGGAGGTGTGA
- a CDS encoding GNAT family N-acetyltransferase: MPLTDLDFVRDPELTPALREEVLQLWTRVSQAGGAVGFVPPVTAEEIRPTADAQAAAVASGALRMLAAYEEGRLVGTSYLKLNTHPLMRHWSTVVTVMIDPERQGGGRGKALMRETVEMARDLGFSALRLGVRGGMGTEDFYATVGFKEVGRVPEGIDVGGGDLRDDILMWLPLK; the protein is encoded by the coding sequence ATGCCCCTTACTGATCTTGATTTCGTCCGGGACCCGGAGCTCACCCCCGCGCTGCGGGAGGAGGTCCTCCAGCTCTGGACGCGGGTGTCCCAGGCGGGCGGTGCCGTCGGCTTCGTCCCCCCGGTCACCGCCGAGGAGATACGCCCCACCGCCGACGCGCAGGCGGCGGCCGTCGCCTCCGGCGCCTTGCGGATGCTTGCGGCGTACGAGGAGGGCCGCCTGGTCGGGACCTCGTACCTCAAGCTCAACACCCACCCCCTGATGCGGCACTGGAGCACCGTGGTCACGGTGATGATCGACCCCGAGCGGCAGGGCGGCGGGCGTGGCAAGGCCCTGATGCGCGAGACCGTCGAGATGGCTCGGGACCTGGGGTTCAGCGCCCTGCGCCTGGGGGTGCGGGGCGGCATGGGGACGGAGGACTTCTACGCCACCGTCGGCTTCAAGGAGGTCGGCCGGGTGCCGGAGGGGATCGACGTCGGGGGCGGCGACCTCCGCGACGACATCCTGATGTGGCTGCCCCTGAAGTGA
- a CDS encoding DUF4229 domain-containing protein — MSLKTSATFRYSVMRLGIFAGCFLVMWALVSFRVFPAAANGSSFIWVLLLALVVSAPLSLVLLRKQRDEMSEQIVVKVDRAKQKLAANRGQEDDL, encoded by the coding sequence GTGTCTCTCAAGACGAGCGCGACGTTCCGCTACTCCGTGATGCGTCTGGGCATCTTCGCCGGATGCTTCCTCGTCATGTGGGCGCTGGTCTCCTTCCGTGTGTTCCCGGCCGCAGCCAACGGCTCCAGCTTCATCTGGGTGCTGCTGCTCGCCCTCGTCGTCTCCGCCCCGCTCAGCCTGGTGCTGCTGCGCAAGCAGCGCGACGAGATGTCCGAGCAGATCGTGGTCAAGGTCGACCGGGCCAAGCAGAAGCTCGCGGCCAACCGCGGCCAGGAAGACGATCTGTAA
- a CDS encoding dicarboxylate/amino acid:cation symporter produces MEPTHGVCPLSPEAKTSSSSLRLPKVPFWAQILLGLVLGVLLGWAARSGDVAWLATTLDKIGSIFVQLLKLAVAPLVFFAILVSITNLRQVNNAARLAARTLLWFMVTSLIAVAIGLTIGLLTNPGSGTGLTPKDGGKPEHAGSWLDFLTGIVPQDVVTPFTQLNVLQIVFMAAVAGIAALQLGEKAQPILTLSQAVLELLQKALWWVIRLAPLGTLGLIGFAITKYGWGLIGKYATFTADIYIGCALVMFGVYPLLLATVAKVNPLNFFKGAWPAIQLAFVSRSSVGTMPVTQRVTERLGVPKEYASFAVPFGSTTKMDGCASIYPAIAAIFIAQIFDVELGIGDYLLIAFVSVIGSAATAGLTGATVMLTLTLSTLGLPLEGVGLLMAIDPIVDMMRTATNVAGQALIPILVSARENILDREAYDSASGSLLEGHERGDADQKAPLPAPAT; encoded by the coding sequence ATGGAACCCACCCACGGAGTGTGTCCGTTGTCGCCCGAAGCCAAGACGTCCTCGTCGTCGCTCCGCCTGCCCAAGGTCCCGTTCTGGGCCCAGATCCTGCTCGGCCTGGTGCTGGGCGTACTCCTCGGCTGGGCCGCCCGCAGCGGTGACGTCGCGTGGCTCGCCACCACCCTCGACAAGATCGGCTCGATCTTCGTCCAGCTGCTGAAGCTCGCGGTCGCCCCGCTCGTCTTCTTCGCCATCCTGGTCTCCATAACCAACCTGCGGCAGGTCAACAACGCCGCCCGGCTGGCCGCCCGCACGCTGCTGTGGTTCATGGTCACCTCGCTGATAGCCGTCGCCATCGGTCTGACCATCGGCCTGCTCACCAACCCCGGCTCCGGCACCGGCCTCACCCCCAAGGACGGCGGCAAGCCCGAGCACGCCGGCTCCTGGCTGGACTTCCTGACCGGCATCGTGCCGCAGGACGTGGTGACCCCCTTCACCCAGCTGAACGTCCTGCAGATCGTCTTCATGGCGGCGGTGGCGGGCATCGCCGCCCTCCAGCTCGGCGAGAAGGCCCAGCCGATCCTCACCCTCAGCCAGGCCGTCCTGGAGCTGCTCCAGAAGGCCCTGTGGTGGGTCATCCGGCTCGCCCCGCTCGGCACCCTCGGCCTCATCGGCTTCGCGATCACCAAGTACGGCTGGGGCCTGATCGGCAAGTACGCCACCTTCACCGCCGACATCTACATCGGCTGCGCCCTGGTCATGTTCGGCGTCTACCCGCTGCTGCTGGCCACCGTCGCCAAGGTCAACCCGCTCAACTTCTTCAAGGGCGCCTGGCCCGCCATCCAGCTGGCCTTCGTCTCCCGCTCCTCGGTCGGCACCATGCCGGTCACCCAGCGGGTCACCGAGCGCCTCGGCGTCCCGAAGGAGTACGCGAGCTTCGCGGTGCCCTTCGGCTCCACCACCAAGATGGACGGCTGCGCCTCCATCTACCCGGCCATCGCCGCGATCTTCATCGCCCAGATCTTCGACGTCGAACTGGGCATCGGCGACTACCTGCTGATCGCCTTCGTCTCCGTCATCGGCTCCGCCGCCACCGCCGGCCTCACCGGCGCAACGGTCATGCTCACCCTGACCCTCTCCACCCTCGGCCTCCCGCTGGAGGGCGTGGGCCTGCTGATGGCCATCGACCCGATCGTGGACATGATGCGGACGGCGACGAACGTCGCCGGGCAGGCGCTCATCCCCATCCTCGTCTCCGCCCGGGAGAACATCCTCGACCGCGAGGCGTACGACTCCGCGAGCGGCTCTCTCCTGGAGGGCCACGAGAGGGGCGACGCCGACCAGAAGGCGCCCCTTCCGGCGCCGGCGACCTAG